Within bacterium (Candidatus Blackallbacteria) CG13_big_fil_rev_8_21_14_2_50_49_14, the genomic segment GCGCGTTTGAGTGTTTCCATGCTAAATTCCTTTCATTCAAAAGTCCGGGGCTTCCATACGGAGGCCCCGGATATCGCAGTATCAGATGATAATGCTTTTAGCTGGCAGGAAGATTTTCCCCAGCCGTAATTTCACTGGAGAAGATTTTCCAGGCGGGCTTTTCATCAGAAGGGTACTTATAAAGGGTATGCACCACAGTGATTCGGTTGTCTGTAAATTTTGAAATATTGTCTTTTTTCTTCTTGGTGACCTGAACGACCTTTACTTTGGCGATCAAGGGACGCTGACTTTCTTCAAGCTCTTTGCGGCGGCGTTCTTCCATGGCTTTGTCGCGATCGGCTTCCGTAATCATGCCCGCCAATTCTTCAGTCACCCCCAAAGCATCCTGGTTTTCAGTTTTGCTTTTTTCGGCTTGTTGTTTTTCGTTGCTGGGGGCTTCGAAAACATCCATGGATTCAATTTTGAATTCAAGGTTATAGCCTTTGATCAGCTCGGTAACCTGTTGTTTGGTGGATTCATAGGCGGGAGACTGGCGATCAATGGTGGCCATCACTTGGTTGAGATTCTGGGATTGAAGGCCTTTTAGATTTTCGCGGATCACTTTTTCATATTCGTTGCCACCACAGCCTGTCAGGAGAACAAAGGCGGCGGCTCCCAGTAAATAGCTAGCCTTTTTGTACATCGTGAGCATCCCTCTTTTCGTTGCTTTCATGGTATGATAACGCACTTAGTGTAAAACAGGAATTTGAGATTTCAAGTTCTGAACCAGTGCTTGATAGGTCTCGTCTGAAATATTTTCGGTCCACATGATCAGGGCATCTTGTTTTTCTGCCTGATAGTAATTTTTTCGTCGCCCTTTGACACTGAATCCAAATTTTTCATAGAGCTTTTGAGCGGCAATATTCGAAGCTTTGACTTCTAGGGTAACCCATTCAACCCCTTTGGATAAACAGTCTTCGAGCATTCTGCAGAGCAGGTCTTGGGCAAGATAATGCTTGCGAAATTCTGGCTGAACAGCCACAGTGGTAATATGTGCCTCTTCCAGGATTTGCCAATAACCCAAATAGGCCACTGGTATTTGGTCTTTGAGGGTTACAAAATAATGGCAGCGCGGATTTTCAAGCTCGCGTAAAAAATTGGTGGGTGTCCAATGTGCGCCAAAGCAAATTTTTTCCAGGGCAGAAACCTTGGAAACATGCTCCGGCAGCATGGGTACAACCTGATAAGCCGACATTTACCCCGCCATCCGTGCCACATCCGTCAGATGTCGGGGAAGTTCAATCTGTACCAGTTGTGTCATTTTTTCATCATACAACCACATCACTTTGGGTTGATTCAAACCAATATCCAAAGCGAGAGTTTGCAAGGGCTTCATGGCTTTGGCATCCATGACCTGAATACTGCCTTCATCGGCATTCAAAATATAGAGACGGTTGCCTTGGTAATTCATTCTGAGGGCACGTGGATTTTTGCCTGCGCTCAGTTTTGCCAGAATTTTATGTGAAAAAGCATCCATTACGAGCAATTCCTGGGTATCTGGCTGTAAGAGGTAGAGTCGGCGGCGATCCGGAGACATGACCATGGCAGAGAGGGGGCTGCCGGTTTTGATTTTCTGGGGCAAACTGCTGGGGCCGTTGGGGCCGTATTCCATCACCAGTTCCCCTTCTTTCAGGTAAAACCGTTTGTGTGCGGGGTCAGAATTCCAGACCTCTTCTCCAGGGGGCGTCAGTTTAACTGCAAAGGGAAGTCCCACTTTGACATACAGCGAGCTGCGGTCAATGCTGGCTTTGATTTCAGAATACTGATCCCAGAGATAAACCTGATCAAAGGCTTGCGCCAAATACAAGGGGTGCTCTGTGGTGCTGCGGAAACGATCATCGCGAATCCGGCGAATCACAGAAAACTGATGGGGAGAATTGGGGTTCAATTCAATCACTGAAATTTGGCCAAAGCGACGGTGGTAAGCAAAAAGTCTGCGCCGATCTGAACTGAGCAGCAGATCATCCACCGCAAAATCCACAGGAAGAATGGCGACGGGTTTCAGGCTTTCTAAGTCCACCATATGAATAAAATCGCTGTTGCGGCTGGCGACAAAGGCCGAGCGGGCGACGCTGGGCAATTGATAGTGTGCTTTGGGGGTGTAAAGGGTGGTTTTCAGAGGGTTGACTGCAGGAGCAGCCAAGGAACCAACCGCTTTAAAGCTGTGGGTTTGGGTATTAAAGACATGGTAGGCGCGCCCCCCGTTTTTATGCCGGGAAATTAAAGCCAGGCTATGCTTTGAAAGCGGATAAAGGCGCAAAACCTCAACAGCTTCATGGGGCAACGCAAAGACGGATTTGACCTGCCCACTTCCGAGATCAATCAAGCGCAGTTCGCCGGAGGCGACAGCCAGGGTATTGCCCACAGGCAAAAGCGCCATATCGCTCGGGTTCCACAGCGGTGAAAGATTGCGCTCAAAGCCCATTCCGCCCAATTTGCGCACAACCACATCATGGGTGGTATCAATTTCCCAAATACTGCTGAAATAGCCGCCGCAAATGACATAAAGCCGGTTGGTGGCGGGGCTGGCCAATAAACGCTGGGCACGTCGACCTACCGAGATCCGGTGAATTTCCTGACCCGTACGGGCATCGCTGACACTGATCACGGAATTAAAGGCGTCTGAACTGTTGAGAATTTGGTAATTTTTTAAGAGGGGCTGACCGTTTGCTCCGCTTTTGTAGGTTCTGGCTGGGTAACGCCCTGGCGCACTGAATCCAGAGAGTTCGAACCCTTCAATTTTCATCTGAGAGGGCTGAATAACAGGACGATTGCCGGGTTCAAGTGAGCCCATGACTTTTTTTTCCAGAACCAGTTCAACCAAATTAGATGGATAAGCTTGCGCAGAAGTCGCTGAGATCAGCAGGGCTGCAGAGAGTAGAAGTGGAAAAATTTTTTTCATGAGGCCCTCACGGATTGTATTTCTTGAGTTCGCGGGTATTCCCAAGAATTTTGCGAAGAACAGGTGCATTGAAGAGCACATAAAGCCCTCCAGAGGCAGCGATTAGCGCAATAAACATACTTTTCATTGGATCTTACTCCGCAGTGGGTGCATTGTTGATCAGCCAGGTAGCAAAGGTTTCAGATATTTTCCATTCTTTCCCGATATACTTACCTGGAAAAGCCTTGACAAACCCCAGAAAAATAGCCACATCTTCCTTTGTTACATTTGCCATAATATCATAGATTCGTTGACCAGCGTACAGGCCAGAAGAGGGATTGGGTAATTCCAGCGTGAATTCAGCGCATTCGTTGATCGCCAGAATGGCATTTGACATAATCAGGTCTTCTTCCATGGCTCCCAGACGGGCCGTGCCTGCATTTGGTTTTTTCTTGTAGAGGGGTTTTTTCATATTGTCGGTAAATAAAATATTCAACTCCAGCATATCGGAGTAATTGGCCTGTTTTGCATTGATCTCAGGGGGAGCGGCATCCGCCTCTTCCATTTCTTCTGCTTCTGAAGTGGCTCCGTCCGCGCTGCTCTGGCTGCTTCCGCTGCGTTTTTTTCCGCCCATTTTCTCGTTTATTTTACGGGTGAGCAGGTTGATAAACTGAATGGGGCCATTGAGTAACTGCAAGAGTTTATTGAGCAGAGGGATCAGAGGGGTGAGAACCACCAGTGCCAAATTTTTTCCGGCTTGGCTCATATTGGTGAAAAGCGTGCTGACCAAGTGGTTGAATTCTTCTAATTTTGCCAGCACATCGTCGATGGACTGATCAATTCGATCTCCTTCCAGGGGAGGAGGCTTCTTTTTCGCTTGTTTCTTCTTGGTGTCAGAATCATCTGCTTTGGGCTTTGCCTTGGGAGGAGGCGTTTTGGCTGCTGCCGCTTTTTCTTGCGCTTCTTCTTCATTTATACTGAGGGTATTCTCAGATTCTCCCCGGACACGGCGGCTCATGCTGGAATAAGAATTTGCAGCTTTCTGCGATTTTTCCAGAGAAACAAGGCTGAACTGATCGGAGGATTGGGGGTCAGAACCGGCCATAGGGTTTACGCATTATCCTGCCTGAAAATTTTTTTGCCATATTATATATCATACCTTGTTTCAAAACTGAAACCAATTTTTTCTCTGATCCTGTCAAGATCTAAAGGAGGTCTGATGAAGCCCGGTGCCTTGATTACCGATTTAGATGGAACCCTGCTCGATGCAAAC encodes:
- the rimI gene encoding ribosomal-protein-alanine N-acetyltransferase, giving the protein MSAYQVVPMLPEHVSKVSALEKICFGAHWTPTNFLRELENPRCHYFVTLKDQIPVAYLGYWQILEEAHITTVAVQPEFRKHYLAQDLLCRMLEDCLSKGVEWVTLEVKASNIAAQKLYEKFGFSVKGRRKNYYQAEKQDALIMWTENISDETYQALVQNLKSQIPVLH